In Chitinibacter sp. SCUT-21, a single genomic region encodes these proteins:
- a CDS encoding LysR family transcriptional regulator: MDRFHQMTVYVAVAETESFAAAARKLAMSPPAVTRAVAALEEDLGVKLLNRTTRYVRVTDAGQRYLDDARRILAEVQEADEVAAGINAEPRGHLTITAPVLFGQLYVMPQVVKFLQRYPDVDVSAMFLDRVVNMLEEGVDVGIRIGALPDSTMRAIRVGQVRRVLCASPDYLAQYGIPQTPNDLLQHQIVAASSISPTIEWKFGEDEQTKIVRIKPRITVTSNDGAISAVRNGAGITRLMSYQIAEYLHSGELKTVLGEFEAKPLPIHVVHREGRHGSAKIRAFVDFIAQALKDNSSLN, translated from the coding sequence ATGGATCGCTTTCATCAGATGACCGTCTATGTGGCGGTGGCCGAAACCGAGAGCTTTGCCGCCGCAGCGCGCAAACTGGCGATGTCGCCGCCGGCGGTGACCCGTGCAGTGGCCGCCTTGGAAGAAGATTTGGGCGTGAAACTGTTGAACCGCACCACCCGCTATGTGCGAGTAACCGATGCGGGGCAACGCTATCTGGACGATGCACGGCGCATTTTGGCCGAAGTGCAGGAAGCCGACGAAGTGGCTGCCGGCATTAACGCCGAGCCGCGCGGCCATCTGACCATCACCGCGCCAGTGCTATTTGGCCAGTTGTATGTGATGCCGCAGGTGGTGAAATTTTTGCAGCGCTATCCGGATGTGGATGTGTCGGCAATGTTCCTCGACCGGGTGGTGAATATGCTGGAAGAAGGAGTGGATGTGGGTATCCGTATCGGCGCCTTGCCAGACAGTACCATGCGGGCAATACGGGTAGGTCAAGTGCGCCGCGTACTGTGCGCCTCGCCCGATTATTTGGCGCAATATGGCATTCCACAAACGCCGAATGATTTACTGCAACATCAAATCGTCGCCGCCAGCAGCATCAGCCCGACCATTGAATGGAAGTTTGGCGAAGATGAGCAAACCAAAATCGTGCGCATCAAACCACGCATTACCGTCACCAGCAATGACGGTGCGATTTCAGCGGTGCGCAATGGCGCAGGAATAACGCGCCTGATGTCCTATCAAATTGCGGAGTATTTACACAGCGGTGAATTGAAAACGGTCTTGGGTGAATTTGAAGCCAAACCACTGCCGATCCATGTAGTACACCGCGAAGGCCGACACGGCTCAGCCAAAATCCGCGCCTTTGTCGATTTTATTGCACAAGCACTGAAAGACAATAGTTCGCTCAATTGA
- the grxC gene encoding glutaredoxin 3, giving the protein MSTTTLYSTRSCPFCVQAENLLARKGLAVNKILVDQNPDEFATMVERTARRSVPQIFIGDRHVGGFTDLLALDQSGQLPVWLAQAGV; this is encoded by the coding sequence ATGTCAACCACCACCCTCTACAGTACCCGTTCTTGCCCATTTTGCGTTCAGGCTGAAAATTTGCTCGCGCGCAAAGGTTTAGCCGTGAACAAAATTTTAGTTGATCAAAATCCAGACGAATTTGCCACCATGGTAGAGCGCACCGCGCGTCGCTCGGTCCCGCAGATTTTTATTGGTGATCGGCACGTGGGTGGTTTTACCGATTTATTAGCCCTCGATCAATCTGGCCAATTGCCGGTTTGGTTGGCACAAGCAGGGGTGTAG
- a CDS encoding DoxX family protein, which translates to MLSSPLLQRLAQATPLNAIAPLADLALRLYIGKIFFMSGLTKIADWDTTVMLFSDEYHVPLLSPQLAAFGGTAGELILPVLLVLGLFTRLSALGLFALNAVALLSYYHVLKDMPSAVQDHLEWGLMLLALIAIPLQRWALDRVLFRARASQ; encoded by the coding sequence ATGCTTTCATCCCCATTGCTTCAACGCTTAGCGCAAGCGACACCGCTCAACGCCATTGCACCGCTCGCCGATTTGGCTCTGCGCCTGTATATCGGCAAAATCTTTTTCATGTCGGGCCTGACCAAAATCGCCGATTGGGACACCACGGTGATGTTGTTCAGCGACGAATATCACGTTCCCTTGCTATCGCCGCAATTGGCGGCCTTCGGCGGAACGGCTGGCGAACTTATCTTGCCGGTGTTGCTGGTGCTGGGCCTATTTACTCGCTTGTCTGCGCTGGGACTCTTCGCGCTTAATGCCGTAGCGTTGCTCTCTTACTACCATGTGTTGAAAGATATGCCCAGCGCGGTGCAAGATCATCTTGAATGGGGTTTAATGTTGCTGGCGCTAATCGCGATCCCGCTACAACGTTGGGCGCTCGATCGTGTGCTGTTCCGCGCGCGTGCTTCTCAATAA
- a CDS encoding DUF86 domain-containing protein, whose amino-acid sequence MADDVLINKAATIERCVMRAREEYHKDVASFDTDFTRQDAAILNIQRACEAALDMGQHLIRREQLGVPQSARDVFALLATAQWIETDLATSLQKMVGFRNIAVHDYQTLQLPITIAVITQHLEDFLIYSKTLLIKDRATNNQ is encoded by the coding sequence ATGGCCGATGATGTTTTGATTAATAAAGCCGCAACGATTGAGCGTTGCGTGATGCGTGCCCGTGAGGAATATCACAAAGACGTAGCCAGCTTTGATACGGACTTCACGCGCCAAGATGCGGCCATTCTGAATATCCAACGTGCTTGTGAGGCCGCGCTGGATATGGGGCAGCATCTGATCCGCCGTGAACAACTAGGTGTTCCACAAAGTGCGCGCGATGTATTTGCCCTACTCGCGACCGCGCAATGGATTGAAACCGACCTAGCAACGAGCCTGCAAAAGATGGTGGGGTTTCGCAATATCGCGGTACATGATTATCAAACCTTGCAATTGCCGATCACCATTGCAGTGATCACCCAGCATCTGGAAGACTTCCTTATTTACAGTAAAACTCTATTAATCAAGGATCGGGCGACGAATAATCAGTGA
- a CDS encoding tyrosine-type recombinase/integrase, protein MALLTEAKARNIKPTDKAISHGGVPGLRLIPSKAKGHGRWELRFVSPLTGKRRDAGLGSYPTIGIAAAREKAEAMRLLISQGIDPIEQAKEAAKLAAPIKHTFQSAALAALPDLQTRWKAESSTVRWMGRMTNHIFPMIGDVKIEMLTVDHVAAVLRPIWTRQPETASKVKHDIGLVLRWCKARKLVEDIVSTDVADVLGKALERKPTHQPMMPHEHIPNFVKDCLLGNASVSKNLMLFTILTAVRSANAREAVWTEFDFTTGVWSIPASKMKTDKPLRLPISSGVMDILIQQQGLHPELVFPSPRGLVLSDMAMTSLLRKTNAISDVEGRSATAHGFRSAFKIWAVEEGYLDELSEIALGHSIGTKITRAYRRTDQLEQRRVMMQAWSDYVLGKI, encoded by the coding sequence ATGGCGCTATTGACTGAGGCAAAAGCACGAAATATCAAGCCAACAGATAAAGCTATTTCTCATGGTGGAGTGCCTGGGTTAAGGCTGATTCCCAGTAAAGCAAAAGGGCATGGGCGGTGGGAGCTACGTTTTGTATCCCCGCTTACAGGTAAGCGGCGAGATGCCGGATTAGGTAGTTACCCCACAATTGGCATCGCTGCAGCCAGGGAAAAAGCAGAGGCTATGCGGCTTTTGATTTCGCAAGGCATAGACCCAATCGAGCAGGCCAAAGAAGCGGCAAAGTTGGCTGCCCCTATTAAACATACTTTTCAATCAGCAGCCCTTGCTGCATTGCCTGATTTGCAAACTCGTTGGAAGGCTGAGAGCAGTACGGTGCGCTGGATGGGGCGCATGACTAATCATATTTTCCCAATGATTGGGGATGTGAAAATTGAAATGCTTACCGTTGATCATGTAGCCGCGGTATTAAGGCCTATTTGGACTCGCCAGCCTGAGACCGCATCAAAGGTGAAGCACGACATTGGCTTGGTCTTAAGATGGTGCAAAGCCAGAAAATTGGTTGAGGATATTGTATCAACCGATGTGGCGGATGTACTGGGCAAAGCGCTGGAAAGAAAACCAACACATCAGCCTATGATGCCTCATGAACACATACCAAATTTCGTGAAAGATTGTTTGCTTGGCAATGCGAGCGTGAGTAAAAATTTAATGTTATTCACAATATTAACCGCCGTGCGATCTGCAAATGCGAGAGAGGCAGTATGGACTGAGTTCGATTTCACAACGGGGGTTTGGTCGATTCCGGCTTCAAAAATGAAGACTGATAAGCCGCTTCGACTCCCGATTTCTTCCGGTGTCATGGATATTCTTATTCAACAGCAAGGCTTGCATCCAGAACTCGTTTTCCCTTCGCCTCGTGGTTTGGTTCTGAGCGACATGGCAATGACGAGTCTTTTGCGTAAAACAAATGCAATTTCAGATGTTGAAGGTCGCTCCGCAACTGCACATGGATTTAGATCCGCGTTTAAAATTTGGGCGGTAGAGGAGGGCTATCTTGATGAACTGAGCGAAATAGCGCTTGGACATTCGATAGGTACAAAAATAACACGGGCTTATCGACGAACAGATCAGTTGGAGCAGCGTAGAGTCATGATGCAAGCATGGTCTGATTATGTTCTTGGCAAAATTTGA
- a CDS encoding YHS domain-containing protein: MLNFRKTLIAATLMSGFAFLAAVPSTAMAYDETSTASVNVDEQGVGLKGYDPVAYFTAKAPTLGNAAYSAQHDGVTYHFASKANRDKFTANPAHYAPQFGGFCAMGVALDKKLDGDPQAWKIVDGKLYLNVNKEVQKKWLQDVPGNLKKANMEWPSIKDKAPKDL; the protein is encoded by the coding sequence ATGTTGAATTTTCGCAAAACCCTGATCGCCGCAACTTTGATGTCTGGCTTCGCATTCTTGGCGGCTGTACCGAGCACTGCCATGGCCTACGACGAAACGTCGACTGCCTCAGTGAATGTGGATGAACAAGGCGTTGGCCTGAAAGGCTACGACCCAGTGGCGTACTTCACCGCTAAAGCACCGACCTTGGGCAATGCCGCGTACAGCGCGCAGCACGATGGCGTGACTTATCACTTTGCTAGCAAAGCCAACCGCGACAAGTTCACGGCGAACCCAGCGCACTACGCACCCCAGTTTGGCGGCTTCTGCGCGATGGGCGTGGCCTTGGACAAGAAGTTGGATGGTGATCCACAAGCTTGGAAGATTGTAGATGGCAAGCTGTACCTGAACGTGAATAAAGAAGTACAGAAAAAATGGTTGCAAGACGTACCGGGCAATCTGAAGAAAGCCAATATGGAATGGCCGTCAATCAAAGATAAAGCACCGAAAGATTTGTAA
- a CDS encoding AlpA family phage regulatory protein — protein sequence METKEIAFVRLPELLAMLKMARSTVYGRMNPRSRSFDARFPKKIKDGGRVLWVRQEVEAWMLTLSNNRP from the coding sequence ATGGAAACCAAGGAAATTGCATTCGTTCGTTTGCCAGAATTGTTGGCGATGCTCAAAATGGCGCGATCAACGGTTTACGGTAGAATGAATCCCCGTTCGCGATCTTTTGACGCAAGATTTCCGAAAAAAATAAAAGATGGAGGGAGAGTTCTGTGGGTGCGGCAAGAAGTCGAGGCTTGGATGCTGACTTTGAGCAACAATCGGCCGTGA
- a CDS encoding peroxidase-related enzyme (This protein belongs to a clade of uncharacterized proteins related to peroxidases such as the alkylhydroperoxidase AhpD.) yields the protein MSRINVVTTETATAEQQALFDAIHAQLGIVPNFLKVFANSPAALRAFLGLHGIAKEGSLDLQTRERIALALAQQNSCEYCLSAHTAIGKGAGLNGDEIAANRAGTSQDAKAAIAVKLARSLAEHKGEITTAELIEARNAGFSDADIVEIITHVGMNLLTNILGKASRLEIDFPKVTLA from the coding sequence ATGAGCCGCATTAACGTCGTTACTACTGAAACTGCAACTGCCGAACAACAAGCTTTGTTTGATGCCATCCATGCCCAGCTGGGCATTGTGCCGAACTTCTTGAAAGTGTTTGCCAATTCACCTGCGGCACTGCGCGCCTTCCTCGGTCTGCACGGCATTGCCAAAGAAGGCAGCCTAGATTTGCAAACGCGTGAACGTATCGCCTTGGCTTTGGCGCAGCAAAATTCTTGCGAATACTGCCTGTCAGCGCACACCGCGATCGGTAAAGGCGCCGGTTTGAATGGCGACGAAATCGCGGCTAACCGTGCCGGTACTAGCCAAGATGCGAAAGCCGCGATTGCCGTGAAATTGGCGCGCTCTTTGGCTGAGCACAAAGGCGAAATCACCACCGCCGAATTGATCGAAGCGCGTAACGCTGGTTTTAGCGATGCGGACATCGTCGAGATTATTACTCACGTCGGCATGAACTTGCTGACCAATATCTTGGGCAAAGCCAGCCGCTTGGAAATCGACTTCCCGAAAGTGACTTTAGCTTAA
- a CDS encoding TfoX/Sxy family protein, which yields MSIEQLKGLGPKSREILAKIGIETAEQLQNADAFDVYQRLQQVMPNVSLNMLYALIGAQENVHWQTIKGERKTEILLRLDDMGLAPKRASKFP from the coding sequence ATGTCCATTGAGCAGCTCAAAGGGTTGGGGCCAAAGAGCCGAGAAATTCTCGCGAAAATTGGCATCGAAACTGCCGAGCAATTGCAAAATGCCGATGCCTTTGACGTGTACCAGCGCCTGCAGCAAGTGATGCCCAATGTTTCACTAAATATGCTGTACGCGCTCATCGGCGCGCAGGAAAACGTGCATTGGCAAACCATTAAGGGCGAGCGGAAAACTGAAATTCTATTGCGCCTAGACGATATGGGCTTGGCGCCCAAGCGAGCGTCTAAATTCCCTTAA
- a CDS encoding nucleotidyltransferase domain-containing protein, with translation MTEQKTSLPLANILAQLQSAFPNLLAVYLFGSFAKGENDAQSDVDLAVLLAGHSDPVALWQIGQNVAASINRDVDLIDLRQASTVMQYQIITQGQRLWALDSQAAIFESFILSEKTNLDTARSGILKDIQQRGSVYGR, from the coding sequence ATGACTGAGCAAAAAACATCACTACCACTAGCAAATATATTGGCGCAGCTACAAAGTGCTTTTCCCAATTTGCTGGCAGTGTATTTATTTGGCAGCTTTGCCAAGGGTGAAAACGATGCACAAAGCGACGTTGATCTTGCCGTATTATTGGCAGGTCACAGCGATCCAGTTGCCTTGTGGCAAATCGGCCAAAATGTTGCCGCATCGATAAATCGGGACGTAGATCTGATCGATTTGCGGCAGGCCTCAACCGTGATGCAATATCAAATCATCACTCAAGGACAACGATTGTGGGCGCTGGACTCGCAAGCAGCCATTTTCGAGAGCTTTATTTTGAGTGAAAAAACAAACTTGGATACGGCGCGTTCAGGTATTCTCAAAGATATTCAGCAAAGAGGAAGCGTGTATGGCCGATGA
- a CDS encoding NAD(P)H-dependent oxidoreductase, protein MQTSLHLIAISGSLRAASCNTALLRAVQTIAPENIRVTLFEGLAQVPPFNPDIDIESVPLLAQLRDQIIAADGVLIASPEYAHGVSGVMKNLLDWLVNTPAFVYKPVATLNAAPRAHHAFDSLKETLTMMSAQWIAAASITVPVYGETKDTAALIAHPEINAQLRQALQAMQLTEQAQAVLG, encoded by the coding sequence ATGCAGACCTCCCTTCATTTAATTGCAATTTCGGGTAGCCTGCGCGCTGCTTCGTGCAATACGGCTTTGCTGCGTGCGGTCCAAACCATCGCACCTGAGAACATTCGTGTCACGTTGTTTGAAGGCTTGGCGCAAGTGCCGCCGTTTAATCCGGATATTGATATTGAATCGGTGCCGCTGCTGGCCCAACTGCGCGATCAAATCATCGCCGCCGATGGCGTGCTGATTGCCAGCCCAGAATATGCGCATGGGGTGAGCGGGGTAATGAAAAACCTACTCGATTGGCTGGTTAATACGCCAGCTTTCGTCTATAAACCCGTCGCCACACTCAACGCCGCCCCGCGTGCGCATCATGCGTTTGACTCATTAAAAGAAACGCTCACAATGATGTCGGCGCAGTGGATTGCCGCCGCTTCAATCACTGTACCGGTGTACGGTGAAACCAAAGATACGGCGGCTTTGATCGCTCATCCTGAAATCAATGCGCAGCTACGTCAAGCACTGCAGGCCATGCAGCTAACAGAGCAGGCCCAAGCAGTACTTGGCTAA
- a CDS encoding LruC domain-containing protein, with product MKAIIIKCCLGVVLACASIFAHAEIASTRLADTIKSSGSGNINLLLASGNVAISAAQLEQYRLLHTDTTLGSTRYFLSLGVDVNENNKGLETSTAQGIAIGSLSLKVTRAGGVTTYTNYRTRTKALIAPAGTTARQNYYTVLGEGGSSRITGSNAIQSQFDSTLDIFVPDSLADALQIELSVSLLSVNKTLGDPESFYDFSGGFEDLALLNNSDAYFLNNTLKETASFDDQAPISEAVTVVSSDTAVAPPPTPSSWTYFPSATGWYKIAYEDKFPELGDYDFNDAVIAYRYKLGLDASGNVIRIESEAYLLADGALNELNWQWRLPVAGSGTVSCSLRMVGQTVGTACPASMQGGVLSATMFPQISDATQYFVGSGGSFANTVCPSSKIDGPYASMSLVLASPVALAAIGAPDPQLNVVTTGRTITLASRDPNNFPYALIFPSSWNHPCEKVDMGLAYPQYLTFLQSGGTQAQTWYANPASGLTFGGSMNTYTWAN from the coding sequence ATGAAAGCAATCATCATCAAATGTTGTCTGGGCGTTGTATTGGCGTGCGCCTCTATTTTTGCACACGCCGAAATCGCCTCAACGCGCTTGGCAGATACAATCAAATCTTCGGGCAGTGGCAATATTAATTTATTGCTGGCATCGGGCAATGTGGCGATAAGCGCTGCGCAGCTTGAGCAGTATCGGCTCTTGCATACTGATACCACACTGGGTAGTACACGCTATTTTTTATCGCTCGGCGTTGATGTGAATGAAAATAATAAGGGGCTGGAAACTTCAACAGCGCAAGGCATTGCAATTGGAAGTTTAAGTCTGAAGGTGACGCGAGCAGGTGGGGTGACCACCTATACCAATTATCGAACTCGCACTAAAGCCTTGATTGCCCCCGCGGGAACGACAGCACGGCAAAATTATTACACCGTATTGGGGGAGGGTGGCTCAAGCCGCATTACGGGCAGCAACGCCATCCAGTCGCAATTTGACAGTACCCTTGATATCTTTGTGCCCGATAGTTTGGCCGATGCACTGCAAATCGAGCTAAGCGTTTCTTTGTTGAGTGTGAATAAAACGCTGGGCGATCCAGAATCTTTTTATGATTTTTCTGGTGGCTTTGAAGATTTAGCGCTGCTGAATAATAGCGATGCCTATTTCTTGAATAATACCTTGAAAGAAACAGCCAGTTTCGACGATCAAGCACCGATTAGTGAAGCAGTGACCGTGGTCAGTAGCGACACCGCGGTCGCTCCACCGCCTACCCCGAGCAGTTGGACTTATTTTCCCTCTGCCACCGGCTGGTACAAAATCGCGTATGAAGATAAATTTCCAGAGCTGGGGGATTATGATTTTAACGATGCGGTGATTGCGTATCGCTATAAGCTGGGGCTGGATGCTAGCGGCAATGTCATTCGAATTGAAAGCGAAGCCTATTTACTTGCTGACGGGGCGTTAAACGAGCTCAACTGGCAATGGCGCTTGCCGGTAGCGGGCAGCGGCACAGTTAGCTGTAGTTTGCGTATGGTCGGGCAAACGGTGGGCACGGCATGCCCAGCTAGTATGCAAGGTGGCGTGCTGTCTGCAACGATGTTTCCGCAAATTAGCGATGCAACACAGTACTTTGTTGGTAGTGGTGGCTCCTTTGCCAATACGGTTTGCCCGTCGAGCAAGATTGACGGCCCTTACGCCAGTATGAGCCTAGTGTTAGCCAGCCCGGTGGCTTTAGCCGCGATTGGAGCGCCAGACCCGCAGCTCAATGTGGTAACCACGGGCAGAACGATTACCTTGGCCTCGCGAGACCCAAATAACTTCCCCTATGCTTTGATTTTTCCGAGTTCATGGAATCATCCGTGCGAAAAAGTAGATATGGGTTTGGCTTACCCGCAATACCTGACCTTTTTGCAATCAGGCGGCACGCAAGCGCAGACTTGGTACGCCAACCCAGCCAGCGGGCTAACCTTTGGCGGCAGTATGAATACCTACACCTGGGCCAATTAA
- a CDS encoding peroxiredoxin family protein has protein sequence MKKFWLSALWFSLICSSVYAAPTLQGRDVISGKAVNLAQVRAKDQTVLLVFFKAGCTTCVYNFKLIREFYKANKASRFNVLGIGLDSKPELFRSYAELVRATTPKDEQFPLLWRPDSVHQDSFGELKNDSTVFVIGKNGEITLTREGVIQDADWDEIWTSLQNN, from the coding sequence ATGAAAAAATTCTGGCTCAGTGCTTTGTGGTTCAGTTTAATCTGCAGCAGTGTGTATGCAGCACCGACACTACAAGGGCGTGATGTCATCAGCGGCAAAGCGGTGAATCTGGCGCAAGTGCGCGCTAAAGACCAAACCGTTTTGCTGGTGTTTTTTAAAGCGGGTTGCACCACCTGTGTGTACAACTTCAAGCTGATCCGGGAATTTTACAAAGCTAATAAAGCCAGTCGTTTTAATGTGTTAGGGATCGGCCTAGACAGCAAGCCAGAGCTGTTTCGCAGCTACGCCGAACTGGTGCGCGCCACCACGCCCAAAGACGAGCAATTTCCGCTGCTATGGCGGCCCGACTCAGTGCATCAAGACAGCTTTGGCGAATTGAAAAACGACTCAACCGTCTTTGTGATCGGCAAAAATGGCGAAATCACGCTAACGCGCGAAGGCGTGATTCAGGATGCAGACTGGGATGAGATTTGGACTTCGCTGCAAAATAATTAA
- a CDS encoding nucleoporin NDC1 codes for MKSPWLALVQFFPLSIFALYAFWHGAPSDERWLAAFQIGALLALIQLIWVLRQAQPANRLILAANLYLIAGGMAAFFQQWWFLKLYGSLRVAAIFVFILAVGIVTTLCSPAGFIAQAAAPTQQVRTASYYLLAATLIALTVSLYYRGNQTWAAVVPIVSLVILQRILARRVIHAHNNESEGD; via the coding sequence ATGAAATCGCCTTGGCTAGCACTGGTGCAGTTTTTTCCCTTATCTATATTTGCGCTCTACGCGTTCTGGCATGGTGCACCTAGCGATGAGCGCTGGTTAGCCGCTTTCCAAATCGGTGCATTGCTCGCCTTAATCCAACTGATTTGGGTTTTGCGCCAAGCACAACCCGCCAATCGGCTTATTTTAGCCGCCAATTTGTATTTAATTGCCGGTGGCATGGCTGCTTTTTTCCAGCAATGGTGGTTTCTTAAGCTGTATGGGAGCCTGCGTGTAGCGGCGATTTTTGTATTTATTTTGGCGGTTGGTATCGTCACCACCTTATGCAGCCCAGCTGGATTTATCGCACAAGCCGCAGCACCCACCCAGCAAGTTCGCACTGCTTCATATTATCTGCTGGCAGCCACGCTAATCGCGCTCACAGTTTCTTTGTATTACCGCGGCAATCAGACTTGGGCTGCGGTTGTACCGATTGTAAGCTTGGTCATTTTGCAAAGAATTCTGGCCAGACGGGTTATACACGCCCATAACAATGAGTCTGAAGGTGACTAA
- a CDS encoding DUF2282 domain-containing protein produces MDRRQLILAGAMTAVLALASQPSLAADPSKEKCFGVAKAGANDCAANGHSCAGMAKKDRDGKEWKLVAKGSCLAMKGSLTPL; encoded by the coding sequence ATGGATCGCAGACAACTGATTTTGGCCGGCGCCATGACCGCAGTGCTGGCGCTCGCCAGCCAGCCTAGCCTGGCCGCTGACCCCAGCAAAGAAAAATGCTTTGGCGTCGCCAAAGCGGGCGCGAATGATTGTGCCGCCAACGGTCATTCTTGTGCCGGCATGGCCAAGAAAGACCGTGATGGTAAAGAGTGGAAACTCGTCGCCAAAGGCAGTTGCCTGGCGATGAAGGGTTCGCTCACGCCGTTGTAA
- a CDS encoding DUF302 domain-containing protein, with amino-acid sequence MCEEPNAFGIDKIASAYDFSETIARLSSAIQSKGATIFAQIDHQAQAKQQQLELAPTQLLIFGHPKIGTALMNSASSTGLDLPLKALVSQDCHGQVWVYLNQPDYLQLRHGFDDELLTPLRGLHSLLSHSIH; translated from the coding sequence ATGTGTGAAGAACCGAACGCCTTTGGCATCGACAAAATCGCCTCGGCGTATGACTTTAGCGAAACGATTGCCCGCTTAAGTTCCGCGATTCAGAGCAAAGGGGCGACCATTTTTGCCCAGATCGATCATCAAGCGCAGGCTAAGCAGCAGCAATTGGAATTGGCCCCCACGCAATTATTGATCTTTGGACACCCCAAAATCGGCACCGCTTTAATGAATTCAGCCAGCAGCACCGGTTTGGATTTACCACTGAAAGCCTTGGTGAGCCAAGACTGCCACGGGCAAGTTTGGGTGTACCTGAATCAGCCCGATTATTTGCAACTGCGTCATGGATTTGACGACGAATTACTCACCCCGCTGCGTGGGCTGCATAGCTTGCTCAGCCACAGCATTCACTAA
- a CDS encoding alpha/beta hydrolase, translated as MNFLILPGIGDSDQNHWQTHWERASPSFSRVIQDNWTQPDCSQWVARLESTVAQSGPNTVLIAHSLGCLLVSHWAAASQLEIQGALLVAPPNPMAEVFPVEANSFNEFPTQAFNFKSLVVASANDPYAELAFSQHCACSWGSEFICIGAAGHINGSSNLGEWAAGKQLLQQLLSTL; from the coding sequence ATGAATTTTTTAATTTTGCCCGGTATTGGCGATTCCGATCAAAATCATTGGCAAACACATTGGGAGCGCGCTAGTCCTAGTTTCAGTCGCGTCATACAAGATAATTGGACTCAGCCAGATTGCAGCCAATGGGTCGCCCGCTTAGAAAGCACCGTAGCGCAAAGCGGTCCCAATACGGTATTAATTGCGCATAGTTTGGGTTGTTTATTAGTTTCGCACTGGGCGGCTGCAAGCCAATTAGAAATTCAGGGCGCGCTGTTGGTTGCGCCGCCAAATCCTATGGCGGAAGTTTTTCCAGTTGAAGCCAATAGCTTTAATGAATTTCCAACGCAAGCCTTTAATTTCAAAAGTCTAGTGGTCGCCAGCGCAAACGATCCCTACGCTGAGCTGGCGTTTTCTCAGCACTGTGCCTGCAGTTGGGGAAGTGAATTTATTTGTATTGGCGCTGCGGGGCATATCAATGGCAGTAGTAATTTGGGTGAATGGGCCGCAGGCAAGCAGCTGCTGCAACAATTGCTCAGCACGCTCTAG